The following proteins are encoded in a genomic region of Colletotrichum higginsianum IMI 349063 chromosome 9, whole genome shotgun sequence:
- a CDS encoding CAS1 protein: MAQGQGVIIAAQGPAGPASPGLLGKFVRKEDSFQDESTTHASSVVDQNKVDANIINKQEIVANVVNECGRTILQGNIDIGEETENQLGNRTVTQVTSGANVDVTIAQVSADGAGPYSCDLDLTSNSNGAAGQTKLTVQEFEPQNGQIRLTVTMPADMACVGASTGDVCTVRCFNDNAKGPFGGCFAVQQTDITPKQNTPDNIPTAAKLEGVLSQVQQDIVDFPAAVKSNQEAATQGEQGLTAVKELLPNANMQAAGSAAAAISAGTNPPAAEAPNTGTPNTATPNTGTPNTPPPNNPAPNTPPPNVGKAKGKGGRAKGKGKGLAGLAALFGGGGAVGGGQRQRQQQQQQQQQGNNKRTPEDLLSSRFARRDIFGRND; this comes from the exons atggcccAGGGCCAAGGTGTCATCATCGCGGCCCAAGGCCCTGCTGGCCCAGCCAGTCCCGGGTTGCTGGGTAAGTTTGTCCGCAAAGAAGACAGCTTTCAAGACGAGAGCACAACTCATGCCTCATCCGTAGTGGACCAAAACAAGGTCGATGCGAATATCATCAACAAGCAGGAAATCGTCGCCAACGTCGTTAACGAGTGTGGCCGAACGATTCTTCAAGGCAACATCGACATTGGCGAGGAGACCGAGAACCAACTTGGCAACAGGACTGTCACCCAGGTCACATCAGGAGCCAACGTCGATGTGACTATAGCTCAGGtcagcgccgacggcgctggTCCCTACAGCTGCGATCTCGACTTGACGAGCAACTCCAACGGCGCAGCAGGCCAGACCAAGCTGACTGTCCAGGAATTCGAACCACAAAATGGCCAGATCAGGCTCACCGTCACGATGCCTGCCGACATGGCTTGCGTGGGGG CCTCCACCGGAGACGTCTGCACCGTCCGCTGCTTCAACGATAACGCAAAGGGTCCCTTTGGCGGCTGCTTCGCCGTTCAGCAGACCGACATAACGCCCAAACAGAACACCCCCGACAACATCCCGACCGCCGCAAAGCTCGAGGGCGTTCTATCTCAGGTCCAACAAGACATTGTCGACTTCCCAGCCGCCGTCAAGTCGAACCAGGAGGCCGCGACCCAGGGCGAGCAGGGCCTCACTGCTGTCAAGGAGCTTCTTCCCAACGCCAACATGCAGGCCGCTGGgtccgccgctgccgccatcaGCGCTGGTACCAAccctcccgccgccgaggccccGAACACAGGCACCCCTAACACCGCCACTCCCAACACTGGCACTCCTAATACCCCCCCTCCTAACAACCCCGCTCCTAACACTCCGCCTCCTAACGTCGGCAAAGCgaaaggaaaggggggtCGCGCaaagggcaagggcaagggccTCGCGGGCTTGGCTGCCCtgtttggcggcggcggtgctgtCGGAGGCGGTCAACGCCAAcgtcagcagcagcagcagcagcagcagcagggaaACAATAAGCGGACTCCCGAGGACCTGCTGAGCTCGCGTTTTGCTAGAAGAGACATCTTTGGCCGCAACGACTAA
- a CDS encoding Alcohol dehydrogenase — translation MARQWILARQEGFEASLEFKENVSVPAPNELGRNKVLVKIKAASLNFRDLSIPKGAHGPINIPLIPGCDGAGVVEAVGLDVEEFVPGDRVVMYSAPELANTRGDDAQATLADTPSMLGHGSPGTLTTIGVFSEKALVHAPKSLDWLPAGSLSCNWPTAWNALYGLKDREAGPGKWVLVQGTGGLSVAILQVAVAAGATVVATTSTEDKAARLCELGASRTVNYRTSADTWGTEARALTPEGRGFDIVIDVGGDETLGQSLKATRPEGVLYVLGRVGGDAEPVSLFGCLMATCMVRGILYGSRNQFKEVVKFIDEKGIVPAGDDVVFELANAKNAYKRLSEKKHFAKVLIKID, via the exons ATGGCTAGACAATGGATTCTGGCCCGCCAGGAGGGCTTCGAAGCCTCACTTGAGTTCAAGGAAAACGTCTCCGTCCCAGCACCTAACGAGCTCGGCCGTAACAAAGTGCTTGTCAAGATCAAGGCGGCCAGTCTCAATTTCCGCGATCTTTCAATCCCGAAG GGCGCCCATGGACCAATCAACATTCCTCTAATCCCCGGCTGCGATGGCGCAGGCGTTGTTGAGGCGGTGGGACTCGATGTCGAAGAGTTTGTGCCTGGTGACCGAGTGGTTATGTATTCGGCGCCTGAACTTGCCAACACCAGAGGCGATGATGCGCAGGCAACGCTCGCTGACACTCCTTCAATGTTGGGTCATGGCAGTCCTGGAACGCTGACAACCATTGGCGTGTTTTCGGAAAAGGCACTCGTCCATGCCCCCAAGTCCCTCGACTGGTTGCCAGCAGGTTCATTGTCTTGCAACTGGCCCACGGCTTGGAATGCTCTATACGGTTTGAAGGACAGAGAAGCCGGACCGGGCAAGTGGGTTCTTGTTCAGGGTACAGGCGGACTCAGCGTCGCTATCCTgcaggtcgccgtcgctgccggGGCGACTGTCGTTGCGACCACTTCGACCGAGGACAAGGCTGCCCGGCTGTGTGAGCTGGGAGCATCCCGAACCGTGAACTACCGTACGAGTGCAGACACGTGGGGAACAGAAGCTCGAGCTCTCACACCCGAGGGACGCGGTTTCGACATCGTTATCGACGTTGGAGGCGACGAGACACTCGGACAGTCACTAAAGGCCACCCGGCCGGAGGGAGTACTGTACGTGTTGGGGCGTGTTGGGGGTGACGCTGAGCCAGTGTCTCTGTTTGGATGCCTCATGGCCACGTGCATGGTGCGCGGAATTCTCTACGGCAGCCGAAACCAGTTCAAAGAAGTGGTTAAATTTATCGACGAAAAAGGCATTGTGCCGGCCGGGGACGACGTCGTTTTTGAACTGGCCAATGCGAAAAATGCGTACAAAAGGTTGAGCGAAAAGAAGCACTTTGCTAAAGTCTTGATCAAGATAGactag
- a CDS encoding Mitochondrial inner membrane protein 1, with protein sequence MLRSSRQLMRLAPRLPAVPAAPKTTSFSTKTPYAALQSPKRTSLAIQGRLTPMALQARYTNSPYDKIDKKAEKEIAKKKLEPRPEEVSAESSTRKFWEPAPANPQNDENLSGGLKKEVNIVRDTFNLSEVPREPYALGLAGTLPYLATSLSTVYLTWDLNVEWPSSSTFANNVFMNHESAQYWLNLLEPIQLGYGAIIISFLGAVHWGMEYAEKTPHPRRTPFRYGMGVLAPMIAWPSLLMPIEYALTSQFAAFTFLYLADVRAKNKGWTPQWYGVYRFVLTAIVGVSIFVSLVGRTKVGNAQPHIGQGLAESMHKGKSDESRDWGKLEEEEKKRLRKEKEEEEKGKKAEEKKRKAEEKKTAKKGESKGKDNKEGDENKKDESESKDESKGDKEKKE encoded by the exons ATGCTTCGCTCCTCACGACAACTCATGCGCTTGGCTCCTCGCTTGCCCGCAGTTCCCGCAGCTCCCAAGACTACATCCTTCTCGACGAAAACTCCATATGCTGCCTTGCAGAGTCCAAAGCGAACATCGCTAGCTATCCAAGGGCGTCTGACGCCTATGGCTCTCCAGGCACGATACACAAACTCCCCCTACGACAAAATTgacaagaaggccgagaaaGAAATagccaagaagaagctggagccGCGTCCCGAGGAGGTTTCCGCCGAGTCGTCTACGAGGAAATTCTGGGAGCCTGCGCCGGCAAACCCCCAGAACGACGAGAACCTCTCGGGTGGCCTGAAGAAGGAAGTG AACATTGTTAGGGACACATTCAACCTCAGCGAGGTTCCAAGGGAACCCTACGCACTCGGTCTCGCCGGCACCCTTCCCTACCTTGCGACCTCACTGAGCACAGTCTACCTCACCTGGGACCTCAATGTCGAATggccttcgtcgtcgaccttTGCAAACAATGTCTTCATGAACCACGAGTCGGCTCAATACTGGCTGAATCTGCTCGAGCCCATCCAGCTTGGATACGGAGCAATCATCATTTCCTTCCTCGGAGCTGTCCACTGG GGTATGGAGTACGCCGAGAAGACACCGCATCCTCGCCGCACCCCCTTCCGCTACGGGATGGGTGTTCTCGCCCCCATGATCGCTTGGCCTTCGCTTCTCATGCCGATTGAATATGCACTTACCTCGCAATTTGCTGCCTTTACCTTCCTTTATCTCGCAGACGTTCGTGCCAAGAACAAGGGCTGGACCCCTCAATGGTACGGAGTCTACCGCTTCGTCTTGActgccatcgtcggcgtctcTATTTTCGTCAGCTTGGTTGGCCGTACCAAGGTTGGCAATGCGCAGCCACACATTGGCCAAGGTCTGGCTGAGAGCATGCACAAGGGCAAGAGCGACGAGTCTCGAGACTGGGGGAAGctcgaagaggaagagaagaagcgcctgagaaaggagaaggaggaggaagagaaggggaagaaagccgaggagaagaagcgcaaggctgaggagaagaagactgccaagaagggcgagtCCAAGGGAAAAGACAACAAGGAGGGTGATGAGAACAAGAAAGACGAGTCCGAGTCCAAGGACGAGAGCAAGGGcgacaaggaaaagaaggagtGA